The following coding sequences are from one Microtus pennsylvanicus isolate mMicPen1 chromosome 1, mMicPen1.hap1, whole genome shotgun sequence window:
- the LOC142844878 gene encoding OX-2 membrane glycoprotein isoform X1 codes for MGSPVFRRPFCHLSTYSLIWGMATVALSTAQVEVVTQDERKLLHTPASLRCSLKRSQEPLIVTWQKKKAVSPENMVTYSKAHGVVVQPAYRDRVNITELGLWNTSITFWNTTLDDEGCYMCLFNTFVSGKISGTACLTLYVQPIVFLHYNYFEDHLNITCSATARPAPAIAWKGTGTGIENSTESHVHSNGTTSVTSILRVKDPKTQIGKEVICQVLHLGTVIDYKQTLDKGFWFSVPLLLSIVSLVILLVLISILLYWKRHRNQERGESSQGMQRMK; via the exons ATGGGCAGTCCG GTATTCAGGAGACCTTTCTGCCATCTCTCCACCTACAGCCTGATTTGGGGCATGGCAACGGTAGCGCTGAGCACAGCTCAAG tGGAAGTGGTGACACAGGATGAGAGAAAGCTGCTACACACGCCTGCATCCTTAAGATGTTCTCTGAAACGCTCCCAGGAACCCTTGATTGTGACATGGCAGAAAAAGAAAGCTGTAAGCCCAGAAAACATGGTCACTTACAGCAAAGCCCATGGAGTTGTAGTCCAGCCTGCATATAGAGACAGGGTAAACATCACTGAGCTGGGACTCTGGAACACAAGCATCACCTTCTGGAACACAACCCTGGACGATGAGGGCTGCTACATGTGTCTCTTCAATACTTTTGTTTCTGGGAAGATCTCAGGGACAGCCTGCCTCACCCTCTATG TACAGCCCATAGTATTCCTTCACTACAACTATTTTGAAGACCACCTAAACATCACTTGCTCTGCGACTGCCCGCCCAGCCCCTGCTATCGCCTGGAAGGGCACTGGGACAGGAATTGAGAATAGTACCGAGAGTCACGTGCACTCAAATGGGACCACGTCTGTCACCAGCATTCTCCGGGTCAAAGACCCCAAGACTCAGATTGGGAAGGAGGTGATCTGCCAGGTTTTACATCTGGGCACTGTGATTGACTACAAGCAGACTCTGGACAAAG GATTTTGGTTTTCAGTTCCACTGTTGCTAAGCATCGTTTCTCTGGTGATTCTTCTGGTCTTGATCTCAATCTTATTATACTGGAAACGTCACCGAAATCAGGAGCGAGGTGAGTCGTCACAAGGGATGCAAAGGATGAAATAA
- the LOC142844878 gene encoding OX-2 membrane glycoprotein isoform X3, which translates to MVTYSKAHGVVVQPAYRDRVNITELGLWNTSITFWNTTLDDEGCYMCLFNTFVSGKISGTACLTLYVQPIVFLHYNYFEDHLNITCSATARPAPAIAWKGTGTGIENSTESHVHSNGTTSVTSILRVKDPKTQIGKEVICQVLHLGTVIDYKQTLDKGFWFSVPLLLSIVSLVILLVLISILLYWKRHRNQERGESSQGMQRMK; encoded by the exons ATGGTCACTTACAGCAAAGCCCATGGAGTTGTAGTCCAGCCTGCATATAGAGACAGGGTAAACATCACTGAGCTGGGACTCTGGAACACAAGCATCACCTTCTGGAACACAACCCTGGACGATGAGGGCTGCTACATGTGTCTCTTCAATACTTTTGTTTCTGGGAAGATCTCAGGGACAGCCTGCCTCACCCTCTATG TACAGCCCATAGTATTCCTTCACTACAACTATTTTGAAGACCACCTAAACATCACTTGCTCTGCGACTGCCCGCCCAGCCCCTGCTATCGCCTGGAAGGGCACTGGGACAGGAATTGAGAATAGTACCGAGAGTCACGTGCACTCAAATGGGACCACGTCTGTCACCAGCATTCTCCGGGTCAAAGACCCCAAGACTCAGATTGGGAAGGAGGTGATCTGCCAGGTTTTACATCTGGGCACTGTGATTGACTACAAGCAGACTCTGGACAAAG GATTTTGGTTTTCAGTTCCACTGTTGCTAAGCATCGTTTCTCTGGTGATTCTTCTGGTCTTGATCTCAATCTTATTATACTGGAAACGTCACCGAAATCAGGAGCGAGGTGAGTCGTCACAAGGGATGCAAAGGATGAAATAA
- the LOC142844878 gene encoding OX-2 membrane glycoprotein isoform X4, protein MRAATCVSSILLFLGRSQGQPASPSMPIVFLHYNYFEDHLNITCSATARPAPAIAWKGTGTGIENSTESHVHSNGTTSVTSILRVKDPKTQIGKEVICQVLHLGTVIDYKQTLDKGFWFSVPLLLSIVSLVILLVLISILLYWKRHRNQERGESSQGMQRMK, encoded by the exons ATGAGGGCTGCTACATGTGTCTCTTCAATACTTTTGTTTCTGGGAAGATCTCAGGGACAGCCTGCCTCACCCTCTATG CCCATAGTATTCCTTCACTACAACTATTTTGAAGACCACCTAAACATCACTTGCTCTGCGACTGCCCGCCCAGCCCCTGCTATCGCCTGGAAGGGCACTGGGACAGGAATTGAGAATAGTACCGAGAGTCACGTGCACTCAAATGGGACCACGTCTGTCACCAGCATTCTCCGGGTCAAAGACCCCAAGACTCAGATTGGGAAGGAGGTGATCTGCCAGGTTTTACATCTGGGCACTGTGATTGACTACAAGCAGACTCTGGACAAAG GATTTTGGTTTTCAGTTCCACTGTTGCTAAGCATCGTTTCTCTGGTGATTCTTCTGGTCTTGATCTCAATCTTATTATACTGGAAACGTCACCGAAATCAGGAGCGAGGTGAGTCGTCACAAGGGATGCAAAGGATGAAATAA
- the LOC142844878 gene encoding OX-2 membrane glycoprotein isoform X2 — protein MGSPVFRRPFCHLSTYSLIWGMATVALSTAQVEVVTQDERKLLHTPASLRCSLKRSQEPLIVTWQKKKAVSPENMVTYSKAHGVVVQPAYRDRVNITELGLWNTSITFWNTTLDDEGCYMCLFNTFVSGKISGTACLTLYVQPIVFLHYNYFEDHLNITCSATARPAPAIAWKGTGTGIENSTESHVHSNGTTSVTSILRVKDPKTQIGKEVICQVLHLGTVIDYKQTLDKGFWFSVPLLLSIVSLVILLVLISILLYWKRHRNQEREL, from the exons ATGGGCAGTCCG GTATTCAGGAGACCTTTCTGCCATCTCTCCACCTACAGCCTGATTTGGGGCATGGCAACGGTAGCGCTGAGCACAGCTCAAG tGGAAGTGGTGACACAGGATGAGAGAAAGCTGCTACACACGCCTGCATCCTTAAGATGTTCTCTGAAACGCTCCCAGGAACCCTTGATTGTGACATGGCAGAAAAAGAAAGCTGTAAGCCCAGAAAACATGGTCACTTACAGCAAAGCCCATGGAGTTGTAGTCCAGCCTGCATATAGAGACAGGGTAAACATCACTGAGCTGGGACTCTGGAACACAAGCATCACCTTCTGGAACACAACCCTGGACGATGAGGGCTGCTACATGTGTCTCTTCAATACTTTTGTTTCTGGGAAGATCTCAGGGACAGCCTGCCTCACCCTCTATG TACAGCCCATAGTATTCCTTCACTACAACTATTTTGAAGACCACCTAAACATCACTTGCTCTGCGACTGCCCGCCCAGCCCCTGCTATCGCCTGGAAGGGCACTGGGACAGGAATTGAGAATAGTACCGAGAGTCACGTGCACTCAAATGGGACCACGTCTGTCACCAGCATTCTCCGGGTCAAAGACCCCAAGACTCAGATTGGGAAGGAGGTGATCTGCCAGGTTTTACATCTGGGCACTGTGATTGACTACAAGCAGACTCTGGACAAAG GATTTTGGTTTTCAGTTCCACTGTTGCTAAGCATCGTTTCTCTGGTGATTCTTCTGGTCTTGATCTCAATCTTATTATACTGGAAACGTCACCGAAATCAGGAGCGAG